Sequence from the Actinocatenispora sera genome:
ACGAGCGGCACTACGGCGCCCTGCAGGGCAAGAACAAGAAGGAAACGCTCGCCGAGTTCGGCGAGGAGCAGTTCATGATCTGGCGCCGGTCGTACGACACGCCGCCGCCACCGATCGCCGACGACGCCGAGTACTCGCAGGCCGGTGACCCGCGCTACGCGGCGCTGCCGCCGGAGCTGATGCCCCGCACCGAGTGCCTCTCCGACGTGCTGGAGCGGTTCCTGCCCTACTGGTACGACGCGATCGTGCCGGACCTGCGCACCGGCGCCACGGTGCTCGTCGCCGCGCACGGCAACTCGCTGCGCGCCCTGGTCAAGCACCTGGACCAGATCTCCGACGACGACATCGCCGCGCTCAACATCCCCACCGGCATCCCGCTGGCGTACGAGCTGGACGACGAGCTGCGCAAGGTCAAGTCGGAGTACCTCGACCCGGAGGCCGCCGCGGCCGGTGCCGCCGCGGTCGCCAACCAGGGCCGCT
This genomic interval carries:
- a CDS encoding phosphoglyceromutase, with the protein product MSVGKLVLVRHGESEWNARNLFSGWVDVDLNDKGRAEAARAAELLREHGIAPDLVHTSVLRRAIRTAEIALHGVDRHWIPVRRSWRLNERHYGALQGKNKKETLAEFGEEQFMIWRRSYDTPPPPIADDAEYSQAGDPRYAALPPELMPRTECLSDVLERFLPYWYDAIVPDLRTGATVLVAAHGNSLRALVKHLDQISDDDIAALNIPTGIPLAYELDDELRKVKSEYLDPEAAAAGAAAVANQGR